In the genome of Streptomyces sp. NBC_00433, the window CGGCGCCTCGCCGGCGGACGCTGCGTGAGCGGCACTCTTGTCCTGGACAGCGAAGCCTTGTCCGAACTGTCCCGGCGGCACCGTGACATGACGGTGTGGCTGGACGTCGCTCGAACCCTCGATCTGCTGATCGTGACCAGTGCGGCAACCCTGGTCGAGGCACGTGATCCCAAGGTCGTACAAGCGGCGTTCGACGTCGCGGTCTCCCTCACCAAGGTGCGACCGATTACGGAAGAGACCGCCCGCTCGGCGGCCAAGCTTCTGGCCGCCGAGGGACTACATGGTCACAAGTACGCCATTGACGCCATGTTGGCGGCCACCGCACATGCGGAACACGGCGAGGTGACCGTCGTGACCAGCGACGTGGACGACCTGCGTCGACTGTGCCATCCGCGTATCGCGGTCGAGCCGATCTGAGATCTTCAGGCAGGTGACGGCGACTGCTGCGATTCCCGCAGGTCAGCCCGTGATGCATGAACGAGGCTTGACCGACGTCACCAGCGTCCCGAGCCTGATCCGCTCGGTCGCGGCCGCCGCCGCTGTGAGCGTCGGCACCGCCCCGAACCACGGCTCGTCCCTGAAGGTCCGCCACGACAGGTGGTCGTAGGTGTAGGCGGCATGGAACCCGAGAGCCTCGGCCCGCCGCCACACCTCCCGACCCTGCTCGTGCCAGCGGTAGATCGGCAGGATCACGGTGCTCAGACGCATGAGGACGACCTTACGGGCGCAGGCGCCGCACCGGCGAAAGGCCACCATTGGGGGAAGCAGACCACGGAACGCGCACCTGCTCGCTACCGTGGTGAAGGTGAGCACAATGAGCGTCGCCGAACTGGACGCGCTGATCGAGGAAGCAACGGTTGACACGTACGACGAGATCGAAGCGGTCAACGGCTTCCTGGCCGTCATCGACGAACACTTGGCGCTTCCGTTCTCCACGACCGTCCTGGGCGTCGAGGTGACCGTGGTCGAGGTCTACCTCACGAACGACCACCGGGTGAACGCTCGTTGCATGCGGGAGGGGTTCCGGCAGGACATCGGCTTGGCTGAACTGCCCCTGCCGGAGCCGCCTCCGGACGGGACGCACTGGGTCGAGGCGTACCGGCGCTGGGCCGGATGCTGAGAAAAGCGGACCCGGACGAGAGCCGAAGCACATCGGAGCACGACATGAACACCTTCCCAGATCTCGTCCATGCCCTGCGGCGTAGCGCTGAGCTGAAGGAAGAGCTCGTCGCGTTCGGGGAGGGCCGCGCGTTCGAGCGGTTCCTCGACCCGCTCTTGGCCGAGGCCGGCGGCCCTGAAGGCGCGTTGGACGAGGCGACCGCGATCAACGTCATCGACCACTTCCTGCTCCAGTACCGCCTGCCTGATGGCAGCACGGTCGCCGACCGCTTCGTCACTCGGCGAACGGCTCTGTCCGAAGCCGACCGGCAGATGGTCCTGGCCTGGCGCGACCCGGTCGAAGGGCTTTTCGAGGTGCGGGGCAAGGACCGCGACTGCCTGCTCCTGCTCAACCTGCTGGACGACCTGGAGTATCGGACGTACGCCAGCGCCGGGCCGTCGGCCTTCCGCGGAGTCGCCAAGGGAGGCTTCCTCGGCGCCCGACTGGTCGGCCTGGCGAACGTACCCGGCGCATGGTTCGTCTCCGGTGTGATGTCCTCCTACCCCCGGACCGCCGCTTCGGAGATCGCCAGCGCGGCCCTCGACCTGGCCACCGTGCGGCCCGACCTCGTCTTCCGCAATCCGGAGAAGGTCGAGCAAGGATGGCGCTCAATGCGTGAGGACCGGGCTGCGTTCGCCGAGTTCTGCGGCAGCGACGAACTGGTCCTCACGCCAGAGGAGGCCGAGGACCGTATCAACGCCTTCTACCGCCACCGCCAGGAGATCGCCGCCGAGCGACGTCCCGGCCCCGCTCGGGGCGCGCGGCGGCCCGCCCCGGGCCTGCCCCTCTTCACGTTGCCGCCCGAACTGGCGGACTCGGACACTGTGGGCGTCATCTACGACCGGGTCGACGGGCTCAACTTCTACGCGGACTACGGGTCGCTGCTGGACCTGTTCGCGAACCCCGACCTCGCGGGCCGCAAGCACCATCAGGACCTGCTCCGCACGTACTTGCGAGAGGAGACGATCACGCCGCTGCCCATCCGCCGTCTGGCCGCCGCACACCCGCAGAACGTCGACACGGTGTTCCGCAGACTCCTGCGGCAGCCCGGATTCACCTGGAGCGAGCACGGCGACGCCTTGCTGCGCCGACGCAAACCCTGGTACTACGAGAGCGAGCCGCGCCCGGGAGTCTCCGTGATCGGTGACCGGCTCAGTGAGCTGCTCCGCGTCCGGCCGCGCTGAGCGCATGCCGGTAGCTTCACAGACTGCACACCCGGCGACCGAGAAGAAGGGGCGTTTACGTGCATACTGCGGTATGCTCGCCATATGGCTGACACGACCCGGATCACGGTCACGCTGCCGACCGAGCAGGTGGCGGAGCTGAAGAAGCTCACGGACAACGTCTCCGGCTATGTGGCCGAGGCAGTCGCCCGTCAGATCAGGCACCAACTGCTCGGGGCCGACCTGCGGAGCTACGAGGACGAGCACGGATCCTTCAGCGAAGAGGAGCTGGCCGAGGCCCGAGCGCGTATCACGGGAGCGACGCAGACCACGGGCGGCGCGAGCGCCGCGTGAGTCAGCACGTCGAATCCGTGGTCCTGGACAGCGAGGGCCTGTCCGCCTGGGTCGCCCAGGACCGGAAGATCCTCGGCCTGCTGAAGCTGTTTCACGAGATGGGCGCGGATCTCATCATCAGCGCGAACACCATCGTGGAGGTCAGCCACTCCCGCGTGAACATGCCGCGACTCCAGTGGACCCTGTCCCGGGTCAAGGTGGAGCCGGTCACCGAGCAGACCGCCAAGGAAGCGGCGAGGCTGCTCAAGACGGCCGGCCTGCACGGTCACAAGTACGCCATCGACGCGACCGTCGCGGAAGCGGCCCTGCGGCAGGCCGGGCCCGTGGTCATCCTGACGTCGGACATCGACGACATGGCCCGGCTGTGCGGCAAGCGGATCGGGCTCATCAGCCTCTGAGCCGCAGAACCGCAGGTCAGCCCCTGATGCGTGAACGCGGCTTGACCGACGTCACCAGCGTCCCCAACCGAATGGTCGACGTCACGCCGGCGGCAGCAGTCAGCGTCGGGATCGCCCCGTGCGAGGGGCCGTCCCGGAACGTCCGCCACGACAGGTGGTCGTAGGTGTAGGCCGCGTGGAACCCCAGTTCCTCGGCCCGCCGCCAGACGTCCCGTCCCTGCTCGTGCCAGCGGTGGATCGGAAGAATCACGGTCTCAGTCGCATGCCCTCGACCATACGAGAGACCGATGCCCACAGGTCACCGGCGAGCCTGGGGACACTGGAATCACGACCCGTGATGGACACCGCCGACGTCCCGCGCAGTTCGCCCGGCCCGCGGCAAGGAGGGTCAGGTGTCGGTGCCGGAGGTGAGGGCGTCCATACGGCGGGCGGCGACCTCGCGGTCGGTCGCGGCGGCGACGAAGGCCGGGACGCCGGATGGGCCGACCAGTGAGCGGACCGCGGCGACCGTGGCCGCGGGCAGCGGGACCTGCACCGGCACGTCGTCCCGCGGGGCAGGCGGGGGCGGCTCCGCGGGCTCGGTCGGCGGGAGGGCGTCGCCGAGGTGGCGGCGTACGTGCTCGGTGGCCCGCAGCCGCATCGCGCGGGCCAGCTCCGCGTCGACGGTGTGCTGGGCCAGCGGCCGCAACCGGCGGACCAGGTCGGCGGCCTCGGCCGCCTCGGCGTCGTTGGGCGGGTGCTGCAGGAAGCGGGGGAAGACGTATTCGGTGGTGAATTCGAGGAAGCGCTCCGAGATGTACTCCACCTGTCCGCGCAATTCCCGCAGATGGCCGGTGATCGCGCCCAGCGGCACACCGGCGGCGTGCAGCTCCACCGCGACGGCCAGCTCCCGGGGGCTGGGCACCTCGAACTCGTCGACTGTGCCCGGCACCGCCTCGAGCACCCCGAGCTGCAGCGCCTCCTCCACCGCCGACAGGTCGGCCACCCCGCCGAAGGCGGCGATCAGCTCCCGCAGGCCCATCCGCACCGGCTGCTCGTCGGACCACGGCCGGTCCACCTCGTCGACCAGGCCGAGCACTCCGCCGAGCCCGGTGCCCGCGTCCCACGCGGCCAGCAGCTCCTTGATGCTGGCCAGGGTGTAGCCGCGCTCCAGCAGATCGGCGATCTGCCGCAGCCGGTCCAGGTGCGCGTCGTCGTACACGTTGGCCCGGCCGAGCCGCTCCGGCTTCGGCAGCAGCCCGCGGTCGGTGTACGCGCGGATGGTGCGGACCGTGGTCCCGCTGAGCCGGGACAGGTCCTCGATCCGGTACGCGCCCTGCCCGGTGCCGGCGGGCGTGCTCACCTGGCGGCCCTCACTCGCTCTCACCCACGTGCTCTCGTCCCTCGGTCGTCATGAGGCCGCCGCGTGTCCGGTCGGCCCGGTGGCGGCCCGGGTCGCGGGGGAGGCGGCCAGATATTCGACCGCCTTGCTCAGCGAACCCTCCTGCGACGGATGGTACGACCGGCGCAGATAGCGCGGCATGGCGGCGTGGAGCGACGCCCAGGAGGGCAGCAGCCCGCGGCGGGCCGCGGCGCGGTGGTCCCTGAACCGGTAGCAGCCCCGCACCAGGCGCCGGTCGTGCCGCAGCAGGTGGCGGGCGCCGACCGTCCAGAGGTAGAACAGCGCAGGCCAGGCCAGCGCCATCCCCTCCACCCGGCGCAGATAGCG includes:
- a CDS encoding PIN domain-containing protein — translated: MSQHVESVVLDSEGLSAWVAQDRKILGLLKLFHEMGADLIISANTIVEVSHSRVNMPRLQWTLSRVKVEPVTEQTAKEAARLLKTAGLHGHKYAIDATVAEAALRQAGPVVILTSDIDDMARLCGKRIGLISL
- a CDS encoding type II toxin-antitoxin system CcdA family antitoxin — its product is MADTTRITVTLPTEQVAELKKLTDNVSGYVAEAVARQIRHQLLGADLRSYEDEHGSFSEEELAEARARITGATQTTGGASAA
- a CDS encoding MerR family transcriptional regulator; translated protein: MSTPAGTGQGAYRIEDLSRLSGTTVRTIRAYTDRGLLPKPERLGRANVYDDAHLDRLRQIADLLERGYTLASIKELLAAWDAGTGLGGVLGLVDEVDRPWSDEQPVRMGLRELIAAFGGVADLSAVEEALQLGVLEAVPGTVDEFEVPSPRELAVAVELHAAGVPLGAITGHLRELRGQVEYISERFLEFTTEYVFPRFLQHPPNDAEAAEAADLVRRLRPLAQHTVDAELARAMRLRATEHVRRHLGDALPPTEPAEPPPPAPRDDVPVQVPLPAATVAAVRSLVGPSGVPAFVAAATDREVAARRMDALTSGTDT
- a CDS encoding DNA-binding protein, whose amino-acid sequence is MSGTLVLDSEALSELSRRHRDMTVWLDVARTLDLLIVTSAATLVEARDPKVVQAAFDVAVSLTKVRPITEETARSAAKLLAAEGLHGHKYAIDAMLAATAHAEHGEVTVVTSDVDDLRRLCHPRIAVEPI